A window of the Phragmites australis chromosome 20, lpPhrAust1.1, whole genome shotgun sequence genome harbors these coding sequences:
- the LOC133902311 gene encoding putative HVA22-like protein g, with amino-acid sequence MVVSFITRLLTLALGYAYPAYDCYKTLELNKPQMEQLRFWCKYWILLAFLTALERVTDCTVSWLPMYGEVKLALVVYLWHPRTTGARHVYDGYLRPFLATHEADIDRGLLELRARATDATASHLQTAVALGRTWFVEVVRRASSQLQTSRGRAEQERRSSSPDTSPER; translated from the exons ATGGTGGTGTcgttcatcactagacttctaAC ACTGGCTCTAGGGTACGCCTACCCGGCTTACGACTGCTACAAGACGCTGGAACTGAACAAGCCGCAGATGGAACAGTTGCGTTTCTGGTGCAAGTATTG GATTCTGCTCGCGTTCCTGACGGCTCTCGAGAGGGTCACGGACTGCACGGTCTCATGGCTGCCGATGTACGGCGAGGTGAAGCTCGCGCTCGTCGTCTACCTCTGGCACCCCAGGACAACG GGAGCGAGACACGTCTACGACGGCTACCTGCGGCCGTTCCTGGCGACGCACGAGGCGGACATCGACCGCGGCCTGCTGGAGCTGAGGGCCAGGGCCACGGACGCGACGGCGTCGCACCTCCAGACGGCCGTGGCCCTCGGGCGGACGTGGTTCGTCGAGGTCGTCCGCCGAGCTTCGTCGCAGCTGCAGACCTCGAGAGGCCGGGCCGAGCAGGAACGCCGATCTTCCTCTCCAGATACCAGTCCAGAACGCTGA